The genomic window GAGAGGCTTCCGGCGGCTTCAATGTGAGGGTCCGCCCTCTGGTGCGGGCGTGGGGCGAATTCAAAACGGGTTCGGCTGTTCCCGGCGAAAGGGAAATTGAGGAAGCCAGAGCCTATCTGTCGGCCGAGTTCAAGGTGGCCGGGGGAAGGGCGTTTTTGGCGGAGGGTGAAATCGATCTTGGCGGCATCGCCAAGGGCGCGGCGGTCAGCGAGATGCTGGAGGACCTCCGCGGCCGGGGCGCCAAGGCCGCGGTGGTGGACCTTGGCGGCAACGTGGGCGTGATGGGTGAGAAAAAGGACGGCTTCCGCATTGGCCTGCAGGATCCCCTGGGGGAAACGGGGGAGATTCTCGGCGTATTGCGGCTGACCGACGGCGAGGTTGTGGCCACTTCCGGAGGTTATCAACGCTATTTTGAGGCGGATGGGGTGCGGTATCATCACGTGCTGGATCCCAATACGGGCTATCCGGCAAAGAGCGGTCTGGCTTCGGTGAGCGTGGTCGCGGCGGACGGCGCTCTGGCCGACGGGCTGTCCACGGCCTGTTTTGTGGAAGGACTGGAGGCCGGCAAAAGCCTGCTGGAGCACTTTGGCGCGGAAGGTGTTTTTGTGATGGATGACGGGACCGTCGAGTTGACCGCCGGTTTGACGGATCGATTTGAGGAAGCGCCATGAAAAAAAAGGGGGATCTTTGGCTCATTGGCGGACTGGTGCTGCTCATAGGGATCGCCTTCATTTTTTGGGCCCTGAGCCGAGGCGGAGAGGGCACGATGCTGGTAGTTTTGCAGGATGGCCGGGAAATCTGCCGAATGGATCTGGCACGGGTGGAGACGCCCTATCAAATGACACTTTTGGAGGAACCCGAAAAATTGGTTCTTGAAATTGAGCGGGGCCGGGCCCGGGTGGTGGAAGCGGCTTGCCCGGATAAGCTGTGTGAAAGAACGGGCTGGCTGGAAAAACCTATGGATCAGGCGGTGTGTCTGCCCCAGCGGGTGATTGTGCGCATCGAAGGCGGCCGGCTGGATGGGGTGGCGCAATGACGACGCGGGACTGGATCCGAATGGCCCTGTATCTGGCGGTGGCCCTGGTGCTTTCCTATGTGGAGAGTCTGTTCCCGCTGCCGTTGGGCGTGCCGGGAATCAAGCTGGGCCTGGCCAACATCGTGACCGTGGTGGCGCTGGTGACCCTGGGATGGAAAAAGACCTTTTGGATCACCCTGCTGCGCTGCCTGTTGACGGCGATATTCGGAGTCTTTTCCACCCTTTTGTTCAGTTTGGCCGGAGGCCTTTTGAGCCTCGCAGTCATGGCGCTATTGCTGGGCACGGGCAGGTTTTCCCTGACGGCAGTCAGTGCTGCCGGCGGAGTTTGCCACAATGCGGGCCAGATCGCGGTGGCCGCCCTGGTCATGGGCCCGGGAATTCTGGCCTATCTGCCCTGGCTGATGGCGGCGGGCCTCATTTCCGGGATTGCGGTGGGCCTCGCGGCGGGCCTGGTGGCAAGAAGGCTCAAGAGCCAATCGGCAAAGGGGGTGGGGGAATGAAACGGCTGCCGCTGTGGGCCTCCAACACGCTGTTTTTGCTGCTGCTGGCTTCGCTCATCACCATCTCTGCTGTCTCCCAGACGACATCAGCCCTGGGCTTTTATGGCCGAAACGTCCTGGTGGAAGGCGCGGTACTGGGGCTGGCCCTTCTGTTTCTTTGCCTATTCAAGGTGCCGGTGAACAGTGTGGGTTTCGTGCGGGTCCGCCCCTCCCTCATTTTAACGGCCGCGGGGCTCGCACTTTCCGGCTATGGGCTGGCTTCCGGCGTCAATGTGCTATGGAATCTGTTTATGCGCAGCCTTGGGGCCCATTTTCCCCAAAGCGGGGGACTGCCCCTTCAGGGGCCTCTGGAAATTGTGCTGACGGTGGTATGCGTGGCTCTCATACCCGCCTTCTGCGAGGAATTTTTCTTTCGGGGCGTTTTTATGAGGAGCTGTGAGCCCCTCGGCAAATGGCATGCCATTCTCCTGAGCGGCGCTCTGTTTGGGCTTTTGCACATGCAGGCGCAAAACCTCATCGCCCATATGGCGCTGGGTGTGGTGATCAGCTATCTGGTTCATCGCTCCGGCAGCCTTTTTGTGGGCATGACCTACCATGGGGTGAACAATCTTATCGCCGTCGGTTTGTCGGCGGCGGCCCGGAGCGGGACGGGCCCGCTGCAGCTGGGGACGCCCGCGCCTGTTTTTGGCACGGTTCTTGCGGCTCTTATTGTTCTTGGGCTGTCCGGTCTTTTCTTTGCTGGGTTCATGGCGGTGTTCCGCATGCTCACCGGGAACAGGGACAGCGCTCCCGCAGCGATAAAGGGCGGAAGGCTTGTCCTATCCAGCATACCGCTGTTTTTGGCGCTGATGATCATCGGATCTGTATTGACATTGGGGTTCTTTAAAGCATTTGGGGTGCTGGGATGATTGCAATTACAGTGCTTGCCGTGGGCAAGCTGAAGGAAAAATATCTGACGGAAGGCTGCAGGGACTACCTGAAGCGGCTTTCACGGTTTGCCCGGATTGAGCTGGTGGAACTGCCCGACCGGCCTGCGCCGCAAAGATATTCCGCAGCTCAGGTGAAGCAGGTGGTGGAGCAGGAGGGACGGGATATTCTTGCCCGGATTGAAGCCAGGGACGAGGTGGTGGCTCTTGCCATCGAAGGAAAAACGATGGATTCGGTGACTTTTTCCCGGATGCTGGAGACACGTATGGTGGAGGGGGCAAGCCGGATGGTCTTTGTGATCGGCGGCTCCAACGGCCTGTCGGGGGAGGTACTGGCCAGGGCGAATCTTCGAGTTTCCTTCTCGCCCATGACCTTCAGCCATGGAATTTTTCGCATCGTACTGCTGGAACAGCTCTACCGGGCATTTAAGATTATGAACCACGAAACCTATCATAAATAAGGAGGGGCCATGGAGGAAAAGTACATGGAGCTGGCACTGGCATGGGCGAGAAAGGCCGCTGATCTGGATGAGGTGCCGGTGGGCGCCGTGGTGGTCCGGGACGGCCAGGTGGTGGGCGAGGCGCACAACCGCCGGGAGCTGGACGGGGACCCTACAGCGCATGCCGAAATTCTGGCCCTTCGTCAGGCGGCGAAAACGCTGGGCGGGTGGAGGCTCATGGATTGTGACGTTTATGTGACGCTGGAGCCCTGTCCCATGTGCGCCGGGGCTATGATTAACAGCCGTGTGCGGCATATCTATTATGGCGCTGCAGATCCCAAGGCGGGATGCTGCGGAACGCTGATGAGTCTGACGGAGGACGAACGGTTCAATCACCGGGCGCCGGTGGTCGGCGGGGTGCTGGAGGAGGCCTGCGCTAAGGTGCTGAAGGATTTCTTTCGAAAAAAGAGAGAAAAAAAGGACCGGTCTTAAGACCGGTCCTTTCTTATTCACCAGCTGTGGGAGTGGCCATGGGATCATCGGCGGGAGGATTGGTGGGCGATGTGCCTTCGATTTTCTGAAGATAGGAAGATTTCACATAACCCTCCTTATCGTTGTATTGGATTTTGGACCATTCACCCTCTTCCAGCACTTTAACCTTCTGATCTCGGTCCAGAGAACCGATGATGTCGGAGTCAGTGTTGGGCTCAGAACGAATGTTGAGGCTGTCCGCATTCACCGTGTGAGTAGCATCTCCTACATCGCCACTGGAGGCGCCTCCCGTCGCGGAGGGCACGCTGGGGATGTTTTGGGGCTGGGCCGTGGATAACGGATTTTCGCTGTTCAGCGGAGAAGGAATGACGATGGGCGTTGGGGTGGCAGCGTCGCCGTCACCGCCGCCGCAACCGGCAAGAAGACCGACGGCAAGCATCAATGCGCCGGCCAGCAAAGCTATCTTTTTCATGGATTTCACCTTCTTCATGAGTATTGTTTTATTGATTATGCACACAGCATGTCCTCATCATACCGTTGAGGATGGCGGTTGTCAAGGTTGCGCCTGGGAGTTATACTGAAAAAAAGGAGGGACTGGGATGCGTAGGATTGAGGATCATAAGATCGCTTCCGCTGTGGAGCGGCTTTTTTTGAAAGCCTGCTGCAGAGTGGATGAGAGGGTACTGATGCGGCTCAAAGAGGAGGCGGCCCGGGAGGAATCGCCCTTTGGCAGGGAAATCTTAAGTCAGCTCATACAAAATGCCGAGATGGCGGAGATGGCGGGACGGCCCCTGTGTCAGGACACAGGTATGGCGGTGGTGTTCGTCGATTGGGGCCAGGAGGTTCTGCTTGAAGGGGATACGCTGGAGGAGGCGGTGAACCGCGGAGTGCGGGCGGCCTACGATAAGGGCTATTTTCGCAAGTCCGTGCTCACACCGTTGGATCGAAAGAACACCGGGGACAACACGCCGGCCATCGTCCATCTTCGCATGGTGAAGGGAGACAAGGTGCGCCTTCGCGCAGCGCCCAAGGGCTTTGGCAGCGAAAACATGAGCCGTCTTGTGATGCTCACCCCGTCCAAAGGTATCGAAGGGGTCAAGGATGCCATCGTGGAGACTGCACGGCTGGCAGGGCCCAACCCCTGTCCTCCAATTATTCTGGGCGTAGGTATTGGCGGCACCATGGAAAAGGCCGCCATTATGGCCAAGGAGGCGCTGCTTCGGCCCCTTGGAGAACCCAGTGACGATCCGGTTCTCCAGGAAATTGAGCAGGAATGTCTCGAACGGATCAACGATCTTGGCATTGGACCCATGGGCCTTGGTGGGCGGGTCACCTGTCTGGGGGTGCACTGTCTGTCCTATCCCACCCACATTGCGGGGCTGCCGGTGGCCATCAACACCCAATGCCATGCGGCAAGACATGAGGAGGTGATCCTATGATAGCTTTGACGACCCCGCTTACCGATGAAATGGTACGAAGTCTCAGAGCCGGGGATACGGTCGCCCTGAGCGGCGTGATCTACACCGCACGGGATGCCGCCCATGGCCGGATGGCCAAGCTTTTGGAAGCCGGTGAGGCTTTGCCGGTGGATTTTGCGGGCCAGGTTATCTACTATGCGGGTCCCTGCCCGGCACCGCCGGATGCACCCATCGGCGCCTGCGGTCCCACCACCAGCGCCCGGATGAACGCTTATGCTCCGGGAATGTTTGAAAGGACGGGACTCAAGGCGGTCATCGGCAAAGGTCTGATGAGCGCTGGGGTTCAGGAAGCCCTGATTCGCAATGGCGGAGTCTACCTCTGCGCCACGGGCGGAGCCGGCCAGCTTATTGCAAACTGCATCCAAAGTGCCGCAAAGGTGGCCTTTGAGGATCTTGGAACGGAGGCCATTCATCGATTGGAAGTGAAGGATTTTCCCTTGGTGGTGGCTATGGATACGATAGGCAACAACCTTTTTGAATCCGGTCCGGCCCAGTATCGCAAACATAAATGATAGGAGTGAAACCCATGCACTATTCTTTTGCCAGAAGGATGGCAAACCTCACAGCGTCGGAGATCCGGGAGATTTTGAAGGTAACGGCCCGGCCCGAGGTGATTTCCTTTGCGGGCGGGCTTCCCGCGCCGGAGCTTTTTCCCATCGAGGAGATCAAGCGGGTCAATCGGATTGTTTTGGATGAGGATGGGAAAAACGCCCTGCAATACAGCACCACCGAAGGCTACGATCCTTTGCGGGATTGGGCAGCGGCACGGATGAACCAGAGACTTGGCACGGAACTTGCCAGGGAGAACATTTTGATGGTTCACGGTTCCCAGCAGGCTCTGGATCTCGCGGGCAAGGTATTTTTGGACGAAGGGGATGTGGTGCTGTGCGAAAGCCCCACCTACCTTGCGGCGATCAGCGCTTTCAAGGCCTATGGCGCCAACTTTGTGGAGGTGCCCACCGATTCCATGGGCATGAGGATGGACGCGCTGGAGGAGATTTTGAAAAGGACGGATCGGGTGAAGCTCATCTATGTTATCCCTGACTTCCAAAACCCCACCGGCCGCACCTGGAGCCTCGAACGCCGTCGACAACTCGCAGAGATCACTGCCCGTCATGAAGTGATGGTTCTGGAGGACAATCCCTATGGTGAACTGCGCTATGAAGGCGATTTCCTACCGGCGGTGAAGTCCTTCGATCAAGCCGGAAATGTGCTCTGCATGGGGACATTCTCCAAGATTTTCTGTCCCGGATACCGCATCGGCTGGGTAGCCGGCGATCCGGCGGTCATCGGCAAGCTGGTGCTGGTCAAGCAGTGCACGGATCTGCAGTGCAATACCATGGCCCAGCGGGATATCGCCAAATATTTGGAGCTCTATGATATCGACGAGCATATCGCCAAAATCCGCGAGGTTTACCGACACCGCCGGGATCTGGCCTATCGGATCATGATGGAGGAGTTTCCGAAAAGCGTCAGCTTTGAAAAGCCCCATGGCGGACTGTTCATGTGGGTGGTGCTGCCGGAGAAGGTGAATGCCAGGGATGTTCTGGAGAAATGCTTGCAGCGGAATGTGGCCTTTGTGCCCGGAGGTTCCTTCTTCCCGAACGGCGGCCATGAAAACACCTTCCGCATCAATTTTTCGAATATGCCCGAGGAACGAATCGTGGAAGGCCTGAAGCTCATGGGCCAGGTGCTCAGGGAATATATCGACTAAGGGGTATAAAAAAACGGCATGATCATTCATGCCGTTTTTTATTGAGCTAATTTCGCTGGCTGTGCAACGGCGCGGGGATGCGCCCGCCCCGACGGATGAAGGCTTCGCTGGAGAAAGGATGCACCGGCATCACCGGCGCACTGCCCAAAAGTCCGCCGAAGTCCACCCGGTCGCCCACGCCCTTGCCCACCACGGGGATGACGCGTACGGCGGTGGTTTTGTGATTGACCACGCCGATAGCCGCTTCATCGGCAATGATGGCGGACAGGGTTTCCGCTGATGTGCTGCCGGGCACGGCGACCATATCGATGCCCACCGAACAAACGCAGGTCATGGCTTCCAATTTGTCCAGGGTGAGGGCATTCGCTTCCGCGGCGGCGATCATGCCCTCGTCCTCGCTGACGGGAATGAAAGCGCCGGACAGGCCGCCCACCTGGGAGGAGGCCATGATGCCGCCCTTTTTCACTGCATCGTTGAGCAGAGCCAATGCGGCGGTGGTGCCATGGGTGCCGCACACCTCAAGTCCCATTTCCTCAAGGATTCTCGCCACCGAATCCCCCTTATCCGGCGTGGGGGCAAGGGAAAGATCCACGATGCCAAAGGAAACGCCGAGCCGCCGGGAAGCCTCCTGGGCCACCAGCTGTCCCATGCGGGTGATGTTGAAGGCGGTCTTTTTGATGGTTTCCGCCACCACATCGAAGGGAGCGCCCTTCACGTTCTCCAGAGCGGCTTTCACCACCCCGGGTCCGCTCACGCCCACGTTGATCACGCATTCGGGCTCACCGATGCCATGGAAGGCGCCGGCCATGAAGGGATTGTCCTCCACGGCGTTGGCGAAGACCACCAGTTTGGCGCAGCCAAGCCCGCCGCTGTCCCGGGTGGCTTCGGCCGTGTCCTTAATGATCCGCCCCATCTGGGCTACCGCATCCATATTGATGCCCGTGCGGCTGGTGGCCACATTGACGCTGGCGCATACCCGCTGGGTTTCGGCGAGGGCCTGGGGAAGGCTTTGGATGAGCGTGCGGTCGCTCAGCGTGTAGCCCTTGTGGACCAGGGCGGAAAACCCGCCGATGAAATTGACGCCCACCTCCTGAGCCGCCTCGTCCAGCGCCAGGGCATAGGGCAGATAGTCCTTTGCGCCGCTGGCCGCAGCCACGATGGAGACAGGGGTCACCGAGATGCGCTTATTGATGATGGGAATACCATATTCGGTCTCAATTTCATTGCCCACCTGAACGAGGCGCTCCGCCTGGGTTTTGATCTTATCCCGGATTTTCCGGCAGGCCACGGCGGGATCGGCATGGGCGCAGTCCAATAAACTGATGCCCATGGTGATGGTGCGGATGTCCAGATGGAGCTCATCGATCATCCGCATGGTTTGCAGGATCTCTTGCTGTTCGATCATGACGGCCTCCTTCTAGATGCGGTGCATGGCCTGGAAGATTTCCTCCCGCTGCACCCGAATGGACAGATCAAGGCTGTCGCCCAGCTCCTTGAGGCCGTCCTTCAGGACCTCAAAGGGGCAATTCATCTTGGCAATATCCGCAAGCAGAATCATGGTAAAAAGATTACCTTGCATGACCGTCTGGGTGATGTCCAGAATGTTGATGTTGTAGTCCAAAAGCTTTTGGCTGACCTTGGCGATGATGCCGTATTGGTCCTTGCCAATGACCGTTACAATGGCTCGCATGGGCGCTCCCCTTTCTTTTCAAGCTAAGGTTTCGTCGTAGTGGGCCCGTTCCCCGCCGATGTATTTGGGCCGGGTTCGGGCATAGAGCACGATGGCTTCCCCGATGCGGGAAAGGGAAAGCCGGATGGGCACGGCCACGGGCATGAGATGCATGCCGATCAGCGTACCGCCGATATCCATACCCGCATCAGCCCGAACGCCGCCCTCCACGGCTGCGGGATGACGGAACCCGCGGTAAGCCGTGGTGGCGAAGGAGCCGCCGGCCTTGGGCTGGGGCACCACATTGACCACGTCAAGACCCCGCTTCTCGGCCGCTTCAGCCTCAAGAATGAGGGCGCGGTTTAAATGCTCGCAGCATTGGGCCGCAAGATAGATTCCCCGTTCCTCAAGGACCGGATACAGACCGTCGAAGAGGGCTTCGGCGATATCCACGCTGGAATAGGAACCAATGTCGCGGCCAGCCACTTCGCTAGAGGAACAGCCCACCACCACAAGATCGCCCTCTTTGAGCCTGGCCGCCTCCACCAGCTCGCTCATGGCCTTGCGGGCCTCGGCTTTCAAAGTATCGTACATGATTTAAGACTCCTTTTTCATGCGGAAACAAAAATGGCATTTGCCGTCCTTGAAGAAATGCTGGTCGTGAATGCATTCCATGTTCGCATTATAGCCCTCGGCGATGGAGGGATCGATGACCTCGCAGTAATGGATGCCATACTTTTCGGT from Gehongia tenuis includes these protein-coding regions:
- a CDS encoding PFL family protein; amino-acid sequence: MIEQQEILQTMRMIDELHLDIRTITMGISLLDCAHADPAVACRKIRDKIKTQAERLVQVGNEIETEYGIPIINKRISVTPVSIVAAASGAKDYLPYALALDEAAQEVGVNFIGGFSALVHKGYTLSDRTLIQSLPQALAETQRVCASVNVATSRTGINMDAVAQMGRIIKDTAEATRDSGGLGCAKLVVFANAVEDNPFMAGAFHGIGEPECVINVGVSGPGVVKAALENVKGAPFDVVAETIKKTAFNITRMGQLVAQEASRRLGVSFGIVDLSLAPTPDKGDSVARILEEMGLEVCGTHGTTAALALLNDAVKKGGIMASSQVGGLSGAFIPVSEDEGMIAAAEANALTLDKLEAMTCVCSVGIDMVAVPGSTSAETLSAIIADEAAIGVVNHKTTAVRVIPVVGKGVGDRVDFGGLLGSAPVMPVHPFSSEAFIRRGGRIPAPLHSQRN
- a CDS encoding Gx transporter family protein, with the protein product MTTRDWIRMALYLAVALVLSYVESLFPLPLGVPGIKLGLANIVTVVALVTLGWKKTFWITLLRCLLTAIFGVFSTLLFSLAGGLLSLAVMALLLGTGRFSLTAVSAAGGVCHNAGQIAVAALVMGPGILAYLPWLMAAGLISGIAVGLAAGLVARRLKSQSAKGVGE
- a CDS encoding CPBP family intramembrane glutamic endopeptidase; translated protein: MKRLPLWASNTLFLLLLASLITISAVSQTTSALGFYGRNVLVEGAVLGLALLFLCLFKVPVNSVGFVRVRPSLILTAAGLALSGYGLASGVNVLWNLFMRSLGAHFPQSGGLPLQGPLEIVLTVVCVALIPAFCEEFFFRGVFMRSCEPLGKWHAILLSGALFGLLHMQAQNLIAHMALGVVISYLVHRSGSLFVGMTYHGVNNLIAVGLSAAARSGTGPLQLGTPAPVFGTVLAALIVLGLSGLFFAGFMAVFRMLTGNRDSAPAAIKGGRLVLSSIPLFLALMIIGSVLTLGFFKAFGVLG
- a CDS encoding NusG domain II-containing protein, whose translation is MKKKGDLWLIGGLVLLIGIAFIFWALSRGGEGTMLVVLQDGREICRMDLARVETPYQMTLLEEPEKLVLEIERGRARVVEAACPDKLCERTGWLEKPMDQAVCLPQRVIVRIEGGRLDGVAQ
- a CDS encoding TIGR01440 family protein; this encodes MYDTLKAEARKAMSELVEAARLKEGDLVVVGCSSSEVAGRDIGSYSSVDIAEALFDGLYPVLEERGIYLAAQCCEHLNRALILEAEAAEKRGLDVVNVVPQPKAGGSFATTAYRGFRHPAAVEGGVRADAGMDIGGTLIGMHLMPVAVPIRLSLSRIGEAIVLYARTRPKYIGGERAHYDETLA
- the tadA gene encoding tRNA adenosine(34) deaminase TadA, coding for MEEKYMELALAWARKAADLDEVPVGAVVVRDGQVVGEAHNRRELDGDPTAHAEILALRQAAKTLGGWRLMDCDVYVTLEPCPMCAGAMINSRVRHIYYGAADPKAGCCGTLMSLTEDERFNHRAPVVGGVLEEACAKVLKDFFRKKREKKDRS
- a CDS encoding SH3 domain-containing protein yields the protein MKKIALLAGALMLAVGLLAGCGGGDGDAATPTPIVIPSPLNSENPLSTAQPQNIPSVPSATGGASSGDVGDATHTVNADSLNIRSEPNTDSDIIGSLDRDQKVKVLEEGEWSKIQYNDKEGYVKSSYLQKIEGTSPTNPPADDPMATPTAGE
- the rlmH gene encoding 23S rRNA (pseudouridine(1915)-N(3))-methyltransferase RlmH; protein product: MIAITVLAVGKLKEKYLTEGCRDYLKRLSRFARIELVELPDRPAPQRYSAAQVKQVVEQEGRDILARIEARDEVVALAIEGKTMDSVTFSRMLETRMVEGASRMVFVIGGSNGLSGEVLARANLRVSFSPMTFSHGIFRIVLLEQLYRAFKIMNHETYHK
- a CDS encoding FumA C-terminus/TtdB family hydratase beta subunit, which gives rise to MIALTTPLTDEMVRSLRAGDTVALSGVIYTARDAAHGRMAKLLEAGEALPVDFAGQVIYYAGPCPAPPDAPIGACGPTTSARMNAYAPGMFERTGLKAVIGKGLMSAGVQEALIRNGGVYLCATGGAGQLIANCIQSAAKVAFEDLGTEAIHRLEVKDFPLVVAMDTIGNNLFESGPAQYRKHK
- a CDS encoding aminotransferase-like domain-containing protein translates to MHYSFARRMANLTASEIREILKVTARPEVISFAGGLPAPELFPIEEIKRVNRIVLDEDGKNALQYSTTEGYDPLRDWAAARMNQRLGTELARENILMVHGSQQALDLAGKVFLDEGDVVLCESPTYLAAISAFKAYGANFVEVPTDSMGMRMDALEEILKRTDRVKLIYVIPDFQNPTGRTWSLERRRQLAEITARHEVMVLEDNPYGELRYEGDFLPAVKSFDQAGNVLCMGTFSKIFCPGYRIGWVAGDPAVIGKLVLVKQCTDLQCNTMAQRDIAKYLELYDIDEHIAKIREVYRHRRDLAYRIMMEEFPKSVSFEKPHGGLFMWVVLPEKVNARDVLEKCLQRNVAFVPGGSFFPNGGHENTFRINFSNMPEERIVEGLKLMGQVLREYID
- a CDS encoding ACT domain-containing protein, which encodes MRAIVTVIGKDQYGIIAKVSQKLLDYNINILDITQTVMQGNLFTMILLADIAKMNCPFEVLKDGLKELGDSLDLSIRVQREEIFQAMHRI
- a CDS encoding FAD:protein FMN transferase — translated: MRNDKRMVSHPFCVFMALGLLLLSGCAKDAAVQRDAFAMDTFVTVTAYGVGGEDVEGALELLEELDRLWDVHSKESEVSAVNRHQPVQISQRTEELLQKALEVGEASGGFNVRVRPLVRAWGEFKTGSAVPGEREIEEARAYLSAEFKVAGGRAFLAEGEIDLGGIAKGAAVSEMLEDLRGRGAKAAVVDLGGNVGVMGEKKDGFRIGLQDPLGETGEILGVLRLTDGEVVATSGGYQRYFEADGVRYHHVLDPNTGYPAKSGLASVSVVAADGALADGLSTACFVEGLEAGKSLLEHFGAEGVFVMDDGTVELTAGLTDRFEEAP
- a CDS encoding fumarate hydratase, translated to MRRIEDHKIASAVERLFLKACCRVDERVLMRLKEEAAREESPFGREILSQLIQNAEMAEMAGRPLCQDTGMAVVFVDWGQEVLLEGDTLEEAVNRGVRAAYDKGYFRKSVLTPLDRKNTGDNTPAIVHLRMVKGDKVRLRAAPKGFGSENMSRLVMLTPSKGIEGVKDAIVETARLAGPNPCPPIILGVGIGGTMEKAAIMAKEALLRPLGEPSDDPVLQEIEQECLERINDLGIGPMGLGGRVTCLGVHCLSYPTHIAGLPVAINTQCHAARHEEVIL